From Rhinolophus sinicus isolate RSC01 linkage group LG15, ASM3656204v1, whole genome shotgun sequence, the proteins below share one genomic window:
- the TCAP gene encoding telethonin, whose product MATSELSCLVSEENCERREAFWAEWKDLTLFTRPEEGCSLHEEDAQRHETYHQQGQCQALVQRSPWLVMRMGILGRGLQTYLLPYQRVLPLPLFTPTKMSAAKEDREDTPTQLQELLALERALGGQCAERQDMAEITKQLPPVVSVSKPGAPRRSLSRSMSQEAQRG is encoded by the exons ATGGCCACTTCAGAGCTGAGCTGCCTGGTGTCTGAGGAGAACTGTGAGCGTCGAGAGGCCTTCTGGGCTGAATGGAAGGATCTGACACTGTTCACTCGTCCTGAGGAGGG TTGCTCCCTGCATGAAGAGGATGCCCAGCGGCATGAGACCTACCACCAGCAGGGGCAGTGCCAGGCGCTGGTGCAGCGTTCCCCCTGGTTGGTGATGCGTATGGGTATCCTGGGCCGCGGGCTGCAGACATACCTGCTGCCCTACCAGCGGGTGCTACCACTGCCCCTCTTCACCCCCACCAAGATGAGTGCCGCCAAGGAGGACCGTGAAGACACCCCCACCCAGCTGCAGGAGCTGCTGGCACTGGAGAGAGCCCTGGGGGGCCAGTGTGCGGAGCGCCAGGATATGGCAGAGATCACCAAGCAGCTGCCCCCTGTGGTGTCTGTCAGCAAGCCAGGTGCCCCTCGTCGCTCTCTGTCGCGCTCCATgtcccaggaagcacagagaggctaa
- the PGAP3 gene encoding post-GPI attachment to proteins factor 3 isoform X2 produces the protein MAGWTARLMLLAGAAALASGSQGDREPVYRDCVLRCEERNCSGGALKHFRSCQPIYMSLAGWTCRDDCKYECMWVTVGLYLQEGHEVPQFHGKWPFSRFLFFQEPASAVASFLNGLASLVMLCRYRTSVPASSPMYSTCVAFAWVSLNAWFWSTVFHTRDTDLTEKMDYFCASTVILHSIYLCCVRTVGLQRPTVASTFRVVLLLMLTAHVSYLSLVHFDYGYNLVANVAIGLVNVVWWLSWCLWNQRLPHVHKCVVVVLLLQGLSLLELLDFPPLFWVLDAHAIWHISTIPVHVLFFSFLEEDSLYLLKESKAKFKLD, from the exons ATGGCCGGGTGGACAGCGCGGCTGATGCTGCTAGCCGGGGCAGCCGCGCTGGCCAGTGGTTCCCAGGGCGACCGCGAACCGGTGTACCGCGACTGCGTGCTCCGGTGCGAGGAGCGGAACTGCTCGGGGGGAGCATTAAAGCACTTCCGCTCCTGCCAGCCAATCTACATGAGTCTAGCAG GCTGGACCTGTCGGGACGACTGTAAGTATGAGTGTATGTGGGTCACCGTTGGCCTCTATCTCCAGGAAGGTCACGAAGTGCCTCAGTTCCATGGCAAG TGGCCCTTTTCCCGGTTCCTGTTCTTCCAAGAGCCAGCTTCTGCTGTGGCCTCTTTCCTCAATGGCCTGGCCAGCCTGGTGATGCTCTGTCGCTACCGCACCTCTGTACCAGCCTCCTCGCCTATGTATTCCACCTGCGTGGCATTTGCCTGG GTCTCCCTCAATGCTTGGTTCTGGTCTACAGTCTTCCACACCAGGGACACCGACCTCACCGAG AAAATGGACTACTTCTGTGCCTCCACCGTCATCCTGCACTCAATCTACCTCTGTTGTGTCAG GACCGTGGGGCTGCAGCGCCCGACTGTGGCCAGTACCTTCCGGGTTGTCCTACTGTTAATGCTGACGGCGCACGTCTCCTACCTGAGCCTCGTCCACTTCGACTACGGCTACAACCTGGTGGCCAATGTGGCTATTG GCCTGGTGAATGTGGTGTGGTGGCTGAGCTGGTGCCTGTGGAACCAGCGTCTGCCTCACGTGCACAAGTGCGTGGTGGTGGTCCTGCTGCTGCAGGGGCTGTCCTTGCTGGAACTGTTGGACTTCCCACCTCTCTTCTGGGTCCTGGATGCCCACGCCATCTGGCACATCAGCACCATCCCCGTCCACGTCCTCTTTTTCAG CTTTCTAGAAGAAGACAGCCTGTACCTGCTGAAGGAATCAAAGGCCAAGTTCAAGCTGGATTGA
- the PNMT gene encoding phenylethanolamine N-methyltransferase isoform X1, producing MGWGRRRARGPRRLCSRPPPPQRRGRGGGLDADKGAETRAGNTAGSGGSMSTADPDSHPAREAVASAYQRFEPRAYLRNNYAPPRGNLSSPDGVGPWKLRCLAQTFATGERGRTKAPRTRSYQGANGARARVRWEPRAELGEVFGRTLIDIGSGPTIYQLLSACAHFEDITMTDFLEVNRQELGLWLREEPGAFDWSTYSQHVCLIEDKGESWQEKEHQLRARVKRVLPIDVHQPQPLGAGDLAPLPADALVSAFCLEAVSPDLTSFQRALDHITTLLRPEGHLLLIGALEESWYLAGEARLAVVPVCEEEVREALVRSGYRVRDLRTYTMPAHLRTGVDDVKGIFFAWAQKVRV from the exons ATGGGCTGGGGGAGACGCAGAGCGCGTGGCCCCAGGCGGCTCTGCTCTCGCCCGCCGCCCCCGCAGCGGAGGGGTCGGGGCGGGGGTCTGGACGCAGATAAAGGGGCTGAGACGAGAGCGGGGAACACGGCCGGCAGCGGCGGCAGCATGAGCACCGCAGACCCTGACTCGCACCCGGCCCGGGAGGCGGTCGCCTCCGCCTACCAGCGCTTCGAGCCCCGTGCCTACCTCCGCAACAACTACGCGCCTCCGCGGGGAAACCTGAGCAGCCCTGACGGCGTCGGGCCTTGGAAGCTGCGTTGCTTGGCGCAGACCTTCGCCACCGGTGAGCGCGGGAGAACCAAGGCACCGAGGACAAGAAGTTACCAGGGAGCTAACGGGGCGCGTGCGAGAGTCAGATGGGAACCAAGAGCTGAGCTAG gtGAAGTGTTTGGACGCACCCTCATCGACATTGGGTCGGGCCCCACCATATACCAACTGCTCAGCGCCTGCGCCCACTTTGAGGACATCACCATGACAGACTTCCTGGAGGTGAATCGCCAGGAGCTGGGGCTCTGGCTGCGGGAGGAACCTGGGGCCTTCGATTGGAGCACATACAGCCAGCATGTCTGCCTCATTGAGGACAAGGG TGAGTCCTGGCAGGAGAAGGAGCACCAGCTGCGAGCCAGGGTGAAGCGGGTCCTGCCCATCGATGTgcaccagccccagcccctgggtgCTGGGGACCTGGCGCCGCTGCCTGCCGATGCCCTGGTCTCGGCCTTCTGCCTGGAGGCAGTGAGCCCCGACCTCACCAGCTTCCAGCGGGCCCTGGACCACATCACCACACTGCTGAGGCCTGAGGGGCACCTCCTCCTCATCGGGGCCCTGGAAGAGTCATGGTACCTGGCTGGGGAGGCCAGGCTGGCAGTGGTGCCGGTGTgtgaggaggaggtgagggaggccCTGGTGCGCAGTGGCTACAGGGTACGCGACCTGCGCACCTACACCATGCCTGCCCATCTTCGCACAGGCGTTGACGATGTCAAGGGCATTTTCTTTGCCTGGGCCCAGAAGGTCAGGGTGTAA
- the PNMT gene encoding phenylethanolamine N-methyltransferase isoform X2, with translation MGWGRRRARGPRRLCSRPPPPQRRGRGGGLDADKGAETRAGNTAGSGGSMSTADPDSHPAREAVASAYQRFEPRAYLRNNYAPPRGNLSSPDGVGPWKLRCLAQTFATGEVFGRTLIDIGSGPTIYQLLSACAHFEDITMTDFLEVNRQELGLWLREEPGAFDWSTYSQHVCLIEDKGESWQEKEHQLRARVKRVLPIDVHQPQPLGAGDLAPLPADALVSAFCLEAVSPDLTSFQRALDHITTLLRPEGHLLLIGALEESWYLAGEARLAVVPVCEEEVREALVRSGYRVRDLRTYTMPAHLRTGVDDVKGIFFAWAQKVRV, from the exons ATGGGCTGGGGGAGACGCAGAGCGCGTGGCCCCAGGCGGCTCTGCTCTCGCCCGCCGCCCCCGCAGCGGAGGGGTCGGGGCGGGGGTCTGGACGCAGATAAAGGGGCTGAGACGAGAGCGGGGAACACGGCCGGCAGCGGCGGCAGCATGAGCACCGCAGACCCTGACTCGCACCCGGCCCGGGAGGCGGTCGCCTCCGCCTACCAGCGCTTCGAGCCCCGTGCCTACCTCCGCAACAACTACGCGCCTCCGCGGGGAAACCTGAGCAGCCCTGACGGCGTCGGGCCTTGGAAGCTGCGTTGCTTGGCGCAGACCTTCGCCACCG gtGAAGTGTTTGGACGCACCCTCATCGACATTGGGTCGGGCCCCACCATATACCAACTGCTCAGCGCCTGCGCCCACTTTGAGGACATCACCATGACAGACTTCCTGGAGGTGAATCGCCAGGAGCTGGGGCTCTGGCTGCGGGAGGAACCTGGGGCCTTCGATTGGAGCACATACAGCCAGCATGTCTGCCTCATTGAGGACAAGGG TGAGTCCTGGCAGGAGAAGGAGCACCAGCTGCGAGCCAGGGTGAAGCGGGTCCTGCCCATCGATGTgcaccagccccagcccctgggtgCTGGGGACCTGGCGCCGCTGCCTGCCGATGCCCTGGTCTCGGCCTTCTGCCTGGAGGCAGTGAGCCCCGACCTCACCAGCTTCCAGCGGGCCCTGGACCACATCACCACACTGCTGAGGCCTGAGGGGCACCTCCTCCTCATCGGGGCCCTGGAAGAGTCATGGTACCTGGCTGGGGAGGCCAGGCTGGCAGTGGTGCCGGTGTgtgaggaggaggtgagggaggccCTGGTGCGCAGTGGCTACAGGGTACGCGACCTGCGCACCTACACCATGCCTGCCCATCTTCGCACAGGCGTTGACGATGTCAAGGGCATTTTCTTTGCCTGGGCCCAGAAGGTCAGGGTGTAA
- the PGAP3 gene encoding post-GPI attachment to proteins factor 3 isoform X1, giving the protein MAGWTARLMLLAGAAALASGSQGDREPVYRDCVLRCEERNCSGGALKHFRSCQPIYMSLAGPLDLHVTLSPIQVLSASCTGWFTRPIYVSGWTCRDDCKYECMWVTVGLYLQEGHEVPQFHGKWPFSRFLFFQEPASAVASFLNGLASLVMLCRYRTSVPASSPMYSTCVAFAWVSLNAWFWSTVFHTRDTDLTEKMDYFCASTVILHSIYLCCVRTVGLQRPTVASTFRVVLLLMLTAHVSYLSLVHFDYGYNLVANVAIGLVNVVWWLSWCLWNQRLPHVHKCVVVVLLLQGLSLLELLDFPPLFWVLDAHAIWHISTIPVHVLFFSFLEEDSLYLLKESKAKFKLD; this is encoded by the exons ATGGCCGGGTGGACAGCGCGGCTGATGCTGCTAGCCGGGGCAGCCGCGCTGGCCAGTGGTTCCCAGGGCGACCGCGAACCGGTGTACCGCGACTGCGTGCTCCGGTGCGAGGAGCGGAACTGCTCGGGGGGAGCATTAAAGCACTTCCGCTCCTGCCAGCCAATCTACATGAGTCTAGCAG GCCCTCTTGACCTGCATGTGACTTTGAGCCCCATTCAAGTTCTCTCTGCCTCCTGTACTGGGTGGTTCACCAGGCCAATTTATGTTTCAGGCTGGACCTGTCGGGACGACTGTAAGTATGAGTGTATGTGGGTCACCGTTGGCCTCTATCTCCAGGAAGGTCACGAAGTGCCTCAGTTCCATGGCAAG TGGCCCTTTTCCCGGTTCCTGTTCTTCCAAGAGCCAGCTTCTGCTGTGGCCTCTTTCCTCAATGGCCTGGCCAGCCTGGTGATGCTCTGTCGCTACCGCACCTCTGTACCAGCCTCCTCGCCTATGTATTCCACCTGCGTGGCATTTGCCTGG GTCTCCCTCAATGCTTGGTTCTGGTCTACAGTCTTCCACACCAGGGACACCGACCTCACCGAG AAAATGGACTACTTCTGTGCCTCCACCGTCATCCTGCACTCAATCTACCTCTGTTGTGTCAG GACCGTGGGGCTGCAGCGCCCGACTGTGGCCAGTACCTTCCGGGTTGTCCTACTGTTAATGCTGACGGCGCACGTCTCCTACCTGAGCCTCGTCCACTTCGACTACGGCTACAACCTGGTGGCCAATGTGGCTATTG GCCTGGTGAATGTGGTGTGGTGGCTGAGCTGGTGCCTGTGGAACCAGCGTCTGCCTCACGTGCACAAGTGCGTGGTGGTGGTCCTGCTGCTGCAGGGGCTGTCCTTGCTGGAACTGTTGGACTTCCCACCTCTCTTCTGGGTCCTGGATGCCCACGCCATCTGGCACATCAGCACCATCCCCGTCCACGTCCTCTTTTTCAG CTTTCTAGAAGAAGACAGCCTGTACCTGCTGAAGGAATCAAAGGCCAAGTTCAAGCTGGATTGA